One genomic region from Nitrospira sp. encodes:
- a CDS encoding TIGR04283 family arsenosugar biosynthesis glycosyltransferase, with product MVPRGAGDHALASCPMTIAVIIPVLNEARCIGQTLAHTVRLGFDELVIVDGGSVDTTCAIVESFAGLDPFATEHISPQSATRVRLLTAPPGRARQLNAGAAASRCDVLLFLHADTQLPANARQTVSTALSDQARIGGRFNVRFDSPCLMAQVIATLMNLRSRLSGIATGDQAIFVRRDVFERIGRFADIPLMEDIEFTGRLHRAGPVVPLSETVVTAFRRWEHNGPLRTILLMWTLRFLYWIGISPHRLQHFYGMVR from the coding sequence ATGGTCCCTCGTGGCGCCGGTGACCACGCCCTTGCTTCTTGCCCGATGACCATCGCCGTCATCATCCCGGTTCTCAACGAAGCCCGCTGCATCGGGCAGACACTCGCCCACACTGTCAGGCTAGGATTCGATGAGCTGGTGATCGTCGATGGCGGGAGTGTCGATACGACCTGCGCGATCGTCGAATCGTTCGCCGGACTCGATCCGTTTGCCACCGAACATATCTCGCCACAATCAGCGACCCGCGTTCGCCTACTGACGGCGCCACCCGGGCGCGCACGCCAACTCAACGCAGGAGCCGCCGCCAGCCGTTGTGACGTCCTGCTGTTCCTGCATGCCGATACGCAGCTTCCGGCAAATGCGCGACAGACCGTCTCGACGGCCCTGTCCGACCAAGCCCGCATCGGCGGGCGGTTCAATGTGCGCTTCGACTCTCCGTGCCTGATGGCTCAGGTCATCGCCACCTTGATGAATCTTCGATCCCGACTCAGCGGCATTGCCACCGGCGACCAGGCCATCTTCGTGCGGCGCGACGTTTTCGAGCGCATCGGACGGTTTGCCGATATCCCCCTGATGGAAGACATCGAGTTTACAGGGCGACTACACCGAGCCGGGCCGGTCGTGCCCCTGTCTGAGACGGTCGTGACCGCCTTTCGCCGGTGGGAGCACAACGGCCCACTGCGCACAATTTTGTTGATGTGGACCCTTCGCTTCCTGTACTGGATCGGCATCAGCCCGCATCGGCTCCAACATTTTTATGGCATGGTGAGATAA
- a CDS encoding TIGR04282 family arsenosugar biosynthesis glycosyltransferase, whose product MRVRPTERQQPASTALVIFAKAPIPGQVKTRLCPALTEDEAATLHGSFVLDTLERTKAAMGKFKLQIDRYLACAPSSSHAFFRIMEARHGVTLLDQEGEDLGARMQQAFDTLFARGYRHVCVVGTDVPSLPLTHYRDAVASLTRHDLVLGPAQDGGYYLIGMTRPHPHLFRDMPWSTDQVLALTQQKATAEGLNIAQLPTWSDVDTIDDLQQMIEDCAADKTRPKQDRVYSMRTTDALELLAKRLRTRQT is encoded by the coding sequence ATGCGTGTTCGACCGACAGAGCGACAGCAACCAGCCTCGACAGCCCTGGTCATCTTTGCGAAAGCCCCGATCCCGGGGCAGGTCAAGACCAGACTATGCCCCGCACTGACCGAGGATGAGGCCGCCACCCTACACGGCAGTTTTGTGCTCGACACGCTCGAGCGGACCAAAGCCGCCATGGGCAAGTTCAAGCTTCAGATCGATCGTTACCTGGCTTGCGCCCCGTCAAGCAGCCATGCGTTTTTCCGGATCATGGAAGCCCGCCATGGTGTCACCCTGTTGGACCAGGAAGGGGAAGATCTTGGCGCACGGATGCAACAGGCCTTCGACACCTTGTTTGCTCGCGGCTATCGGCACGTCTGTGTGGTGGGAACGGACGTCCCTTCGCTGCCCTTGACCCACTATCGGGATGCCGTGGCATCCCTCACTCGCCATGATCTCGTTCTGGGTCCGGCCCAGGATGGCGGCTATTACCTGATCGGGATGACGAGGCCGCATCCCCACCTATTCAGAGACATGCCCTGGTCAACGGATCAGGTGCTGGCACTCACGCAACAGAAGGCCACGGCCGAGGGATTGAACATCGCGCAGCTTCCGACCTGGTCCGACGTCGATACCATCGACGATCTTCAACAGATGATTGAGGACTGCGCAGCAGACAAGACACGGCCCAAACAGGACCGTGTCTATTCAATGCGGACGACCGATGCCTTGGAATTGCTCGCCAAACGTCTGCGAACTCGCCAGACCTAA
- a CDS encoding SDR family oxidoreductase, translated as MPNHVALITGGAKGIGRAIALDLAGQGWSVAICYRTSAAAAQETSAAIVARGGQALAVQCDVSDPQAAQQLVAHVETQWGRIDALINGAGPYHRVNLFDETAAGWREMFDGNLHPIFYLGQAVAPGMKARKFGRIINFSMANADQMVAQPEVTGHYIAKAGVLILTRTLAKLLAPYGITVNAISPGFIDSGSAPPEELAGVVKRIPAGYVGSVKDTVGAVRYLLSEEARYVNGANLHLSGAWGI; from the coding sequence ATGCCCAACCACGTAGCCCTGATCACGGGCGGAGCCAAAGGTATCGGCCGCGCCATCGCCCTCGATTTGGCCGGCCAAGGCTGGTCCGTCGCAATTTGTTACCGCACCAGCGCGGCCGCCGCACAGGAGACCAGTGCGGCAATTGTAGCTCGTGGTGGTCAAGCTTTGGCCGTCCAATGCGACGTGTCTGATCCGCAAGCCGCACAACAGCTGGTCGCGCACGTCGAAACCCAGTGGGGACGCATCGATGCCCTCATCAATGGAGCCGGCCCATACCATCGCGTGAACCTCTTTGATGAAACGGCGGCAGGCTGGCGGGAAATGTTCGACGGCAACCTCCATCCGATTTTTTATCTCGGGCAAGCCGTCGCTCCCGGCATGAAGGCACGAAAGTTCGGACGCATCATCAATTTCAGCATGGCCAATGCCGATCAAATGGTGGCACAGCCGGAAGTGACCGGGCACTATATCGCCAAAGCCGGCGTATTGATCCTCACACGCACCTTGGCCAAACTGCTCGCGCCGTACGGGATTACGGTCAACGCCATTTCTCCAGGCTTTATCGATTCCGGGAGCGCACCGCCGGAGGAACTTGCGGGCGTGGTCAAACGGATTCCTGCCGGATATGTCGGGAGTGTGAAAGACACAGTCGGCGCGGTACGCTACTTACTGAGCGAAGAGGCGCGCTATGTGAACGGCGCCAATCTGCATCTTAGCGGGGCGTGGGGGATTTAA
- a CDS encoding UbiA family prenyltransferase: protein MGKDVQAKPPLCVDLDGTLIKTDLLWESLLVLLKQNPLLVVLLPLWLIKGKAYLKHEIARRVTLDASTLPYDQDLVEFLSEERRSGRELILATASHESFARAVATHLGLFDERVFGSDCSVNLKGVRKVALLVERYGTRRFAYAGNSTADFPVWAEASEAIVVNASAAVESRARTLTTVSRVFNSPAKWAKSVAKALRVHQWAKNVLVFVPVLASHQLINGRLMLQAGLAFLAFSLCASSVYIINDCLDLESDRRHPRKRNRPFASGSLSIPFGLTLAAVCLVGGVLLAVALPPLFLLVLAGYLVLTTGYSFYLKQFVLLDVIVLAQLYTVRVYGGGAATGVAPSHWLLTFSLFLFLSLALVKRFTELRLMSQTEGKGLHGRGYWVTDLEHVSSIGTASGLLAVLVLALYISSKEVLLLYTHADVLWLVCPVMLYWISRVWMLAYRSQMDDDPVVFAVKDPKSYAMAAIIAAILFFAK from the coding sequence ATGGGGAAGGATGTGCAGGCAAAACCTCCGCTCTGCGTCGATCTTGATGGCACCCTCATCAAGACGGATCTGCTTTGGGAATCACTTCTCGTGTTGCTCAAGCAGAATCCACTTCTCGTTGTTCTGCTCCCCTTGTGGCTCATCAAAGGCAAAGCCTACCTAAAACATGAGATTGCCAGACGGGTGACGCTCGATGCCAGCACCTTGCCTTATGACCAGGACTTAGTCGAGTTTCTCTCAGAGGAACGCCGATCCGGGCGAGAGTTGATACTCGCTACGGCCAGCCACGAGAGTTTCGCTCGGGCGGTAGCGACCCACCTCGGTTTGTTCGATGAGCGAGTCTTTGGGAGTGACTGCTCCGTGAATCTGAAGGGGGTGCGTAAAGTGGCCCTCTTAGTTGAGCGGTACGGGACTCGCCGTTTTGCCTATGCCGGAAACTCCACGGCTGACTTTCCGGTATGGGCCGAGGCCAGCGAGGCGATTGTCGTCAATGCGTCAGCCGCCGTTGAAAGTCGCGCTCGTACGTTGACGACGGTCAGCCGTGTCTTCAACTCGCCGGCGAAATGGGCAAAGTCGGTCGCCAAGGCGTTGCGTGTCCATCAGTGGGCCAAGAACGTGTTGGTGTTTGTTCCGGTGCTGGCCTCCCATCAACTGATCAACGGTCGGTTGATGCTGCAGGCGGGGCTGGCCTTTCTCGCTTTCAGTTTGTGTGCCTCCTCGGTGTACATCATCAACGATTGTCTCGATCTGGAGTCCGATCGTCGGCACCCGAGGAAAAGAAATCGGCCGTTTGCCTCCGGCAGTCTGTCGATCCCGTTTGGTCTCACCTTGGCTGCGGTTTGTCTCGTCGGGGGCGTCCTGTTGGCCGTTGCGCTTCCCCCATTGTTCCTGCTCGTGCTGGCAGGGTACCTGGTGTTGACTACTGGCTACTCGTTCTACCTGAAACAATTCGTGCTATTGGATGTGATCGTCTTGGCGCAGTTGTATACCGTGCGTGTCTACGGGGGCGGGGCCGCGACCGGGGTTGCGCCGTCGCATTGGTTGTTGACCTTCTCGCTGTTTCTCTTCCTGAGTCTGGCGTTGGTGAAACGGTTCACGGAATTGCGGCTCATGAGCCAAACCGAAGGTAAGGGGTTGCATGGGCGCGGGTATTGGGTGACGGATCTGGAGCACGTGTCCAGTATTGGAACGGCCAGTGGGCTTTTGGCGGTGTTGGTGTTGGCGCTGTATATCAGCAGTAAAGAGGTCCTTCTGCTGTATACGCACGCGGATGTGTTGTGGCTGGTGTGCCCGGTGATGTTGTATTGGATCAGTCGGGTCTGGATGCTGGCCTATCGAAGCCAAATGGATGACGATCCGGTGGTGTTTGCGGTCAAGGACCCCAAAAGTTATGCGATGGCCGCCATCATCGCGGCCATTCTCTTCTTCGCCAAGTGA
- a CDS encoding glutaredoxin encodes MADPIEEEIQREIRANKILIYGKGTKAMPMCGFTRETMHFFEKYGYPYELIDVLSQPAKREALTRLTNWPTLPKVFIDGQFYGDTDILDPMEAKGEVEPLLKKAFAAS; translated from the coding sequence ATGGCTGACCCGATTGAGGAAGAGATTCAACGAGAAATTAGGGCGAACAAGATATTGATTTACGGCAAGGGGACCAAGGCCATGCCGATGTGCGGGTTTACCCGGGAGACCATGCATTTTTTTGAGAAATACGGGTATCCCTACGAACTCATCGATGTGCTGTCTCAGCCGGCCAAGCGCGAAGCCTTGACCCGGTTGACCAATTGGCCGACCTTGCCGAAGGTGTTCATCGACGGACAGTTTTACGGGGACACCGATATTTTGGATCCGATGGAAGCCAAGGGCGAAGTCGAGCCCTTGTTGAAAAAAGCGTTCGCCGCATCCTAA
- a CDS encoding BolA/IbaG family iron-sulfur metabolism protein, with product MITAEAVTTYIRQIFPDAAVTVIDKTGTQDHLIVRVTSAGFAEKNLLDRHRMVYHALAAPMKDGRIHALEITATTPDEVNK from the coding sequence ATGATTACTGCAGAGGCCGTGACGACATACATCCGTCAGATATTTCCTGACGCTGCCGTGACCGTGATCGATAAGACTGGGACACAGGACCACTTGATCGTGCGGGTGACGTCGGCGGGTTTTGCTGAGAAGAATCTTCTGGACCGGCATCGGATGGTGTATCACGCGCTCGCTGCTCCCATGAAAGACGGGCGTATTCATGCGCTAGAGATTACCGCTACAACACCGGATGAAGTGAACAAGTAG
- a CDS encoding response regulator — MEDFKSGFFMSETACNGRVLIVDDEPDIRKVVRMTLQKAGYEVLEAENGEKAIEVINTGENRLLLDVLICDIRMPKINGVEAIAYFQQEWPRVPIIVLTGFPDTDMATSFLRSGVVDYLVKPVEGEKLRTAVARAMEQRELAQL; from the coding sequence ATGGAAGACTTCAAATCAGGCTTCTTCATGAGTGAAACCGCTTGCAATGGCCGAGTGCTCATCGTCGATGACGAACCGGACATCCGGAAAGTCGTTCGCATGACCCTCCAGAAAGCCGGCTATGAGGTGCTTGAGGCGGAGAACGGAGAAAAGGCTATCGAGGTGATCAATACCGGAGAAAACCGGCTGCTGCTTGACGTCTTGATCTGCGACATTCGCATGCCGAAAATCAACGGGGTTGAAGCCATTGCCTATTTCCAACAGGAATGGCCGCGAGTCCCGATCATCGTCCTGACCGGGTTCCCCGACACCGACATGGCCACCTCGTTCCTTCGCAGCGGCGTGGTCGATTATCTGGTGAAACCGGTGGAAGGGGAAAAGCTGCGCACAGCAGTAGCCAGAGCCATGGAGCAACGTGAGCTGGCCCAACTGTAG